A region of Campylobacter armoricus DNA encodes the following proteins:
- the rpsL gene encoding 30S ribosomal protein S12, with the protein MPTINQLVRKERKKVLEKSKSPALKNCPQRRGVCTRVYTTTPKKPNSALRKVAKVRLTSGFEVISYIGGEGHNLQEHSIVLVRGGRVKDLPGVKYHIVRGALDTAGVAKRTVSRSKYGAKRPKAAAK; encoded by the coding sequence GTGCCAACCATAAATCAATTGGTTAGAAAAGAGCGCAAAAAAGTTTTAGAAAAATCTAAATCACCAGCGCTTAAAAATTGCCCACAAAGAAGGGGAGTTTGTACTAGGGTTTATACAACAACTCCTAAAAAACCAAACTCAGCGTTAAGAAAAGTTGCCAAAGTAAGACTTACAAGTGGCTTTGAAGTTATTAGTTATATCGGTGGTGAAGGTCACAACCTACAAGAACACAGCATTGTTTTAGTGCGTGGTGGTAGGGTAAAAGACTTACCAGGTGTTAAGTATCACATTGTTCGTGGTGCTTTAGATACAGCAGGTGTTGCAAAAAGAACTGTTTCTCGTTCTAAATATGGTGCAAAACGCCCTAAAGCAGCAGCTAAGTAA
- the rpsG gene encoding 30S ribosomal protein S7: MRRRKAPVREVLPDPIYGNKVITKFINSLMYDGKKSTATTIMYGALEAIDKKGGEKKGIEIFNDAIENIKPLLEVKSRRVGGATYQVPVEVRPARQQALAIRWIISFARKRSERTMIEKLAAELLDAANSKGASFKKKEDTYKMAEANKAFAHYRW; this comes from the coding sequence ATGAGAAGAAGAAAAGCTCCGGTAAGAGAAGTCTTGCCAGATCCGATTTATGGAAACAAAGTAATCACAAAATTCATTAATTCTTTAATGTATGATGGTAAAAAAAGCACAGCTACTACTATTATGTATGGTGCTTTAGAAGCTATTGATAAAAAAGGTGGAGAGAAGAAAGGTATAGAAATTTTTAATGATGCTATTGAAAATATCAAGCCTTTGTTAGAAGTTAAATCTCGCCGTGTTGGTGGAGCTACTTATCAAGTTCCGGTTGAAGTTCGTCCTGCTAGACAACAAGCTTTAGCTATAAGATGGATTATTTCTTTTGCTAGAAAAAGAAGCGAAAGAACTATGATAGAAAAATTAGCAGCTGAATTATTAGATGCAGCTAATAGCAAAGGTGCTTCATTCAAGAAAAAAGAAGATACTTATAAAATGGCAGAAGCTAATAAAGCATTTGCTCATTATCGTTGGTAA
- the fusA gene encoding elongation factor G, translating to MSRSTPLKRVRNIGIAAHIDAGKTTTSERILFFTGMSHKIGEVHDGAATMDWMEQEKERGITITSAATTCFWKNHQINLIDTPGHVDFTIEVERSMRVLDGAVSVFCSVGGVQPQSETVWRQANKYGVPRIVFVNKMDRIGANFFNVEEQIKNRLKGNPVPLQIPIGAEDNFKGVIDLITMKALAWEDENKPTDYVEKEIPAELMEKAEEYRTKMIEAVSETSDELMEKYLGGEELTQDEIRAGIKAGCLSLSMVPMLCGTAFKNKGIQPLLDAVVAYLPAPDEVANIKGEYEDGTEVSVKSTDDGEFAGLAFKIMTDPFVGQLTFVRVYRGSLESGSYAYNSTKDKKERIGRLLKMHSNKREEIKTLYAGEIGAVVGLKDTLTGDTLASEKDKVILERMDFPDPVISVAVEPKTKADQEKMSIALNKLAQEDPSFRVSTDEESGQTIISGMGELHLEIIVDRMLREFKVEAEVGQPQVAYRETIRKTVEQEYKYAKQSGGRGQYGHVFLRLEPMEPGSGYEFVNDIKGGVIPKEYIPAVDKGVQEALQNGVLAGYPVEDVKVTVYDGSYHEVDSSEMAFKLAASMGFKEGARKAGAVILEPMMKVEVETPEEYMGDVIGDLNKRRGQVNSMDERGGNKIITAFCPLAEMFGYSTDLRSQTQGRATYSMEFDHYDEVPKNVSEEIIKKRNG from the coding sequence ATGTCAAGAAGTACTCCTTTAAAAAGAGTTAGAAATATAGGTATTGCAGCTCATATTGACGCAGGTAAGACAACTACAAGTGAAAGAATTCTTTTCTTTACAGGTATGAGTCATAAAATTGGTGAAGTGCATGATGGTGCAGCTACGATGGACTGGATGGAGCAAGAAAAAGAAAGAGGTATTACAATTACTTCTGCTGCTACAACTTGTTTTTGGAAAAATCACCAAATTAACCTTATAGACACTCCAGGCCACGTTGATTTTACAATCGAAGTTGAAAGATCAATGCGTGTTTTAGATGGTGCAGTTTCTGTTTTTTGTTCTGTAGGTGGAGTTCAGCCACAATCTGAAACGGTTTGGAGACAAGCTAATAAATATGGTGTTCCAAGAATCGTTTTCGTAAATAAAATGGATAGAATTGGTGCAAATTTCTTTAATGTTGAAGAGCAAATCAAAAATCGCTTAAAAGGTAATCCAGTTCCACTTCAAATTCCAATTGGTGCTGAAGATAATTTCAAAGGTGTGATTGATCTTATTACAATGAAAGCTTTGGCATGGGAAGATGAAAATAAACCGACTGATTATGTAGAAAAAGAAATTCCAGCTGAATTAATGGAAAAAGCTGAAGAATATCGCACTAAAATGATAGAAGCAGTATCTGAAACATCTGATGAGTTAATGGAAAAATATTTAGGCGGAGAAGAACTCACTCAAGATGAAATCAGAGCAGGAATTAAAGCTGGATGTTTAAGTCTTTCTATGGTTCCTATGCTTTGTGGAACCGCATTTAAAAATAAAGGTATACAACCTTTACTTGATGCTGTTGTTGCATATTTGCCAGCTCCTGATGAAGTAGCTAATATCAAAGGTGAATACGAAGATGGGACTGAAGTTTCTGTAAAATCAACTGATGATGGCGAATTTGCAGGACTTGCATTTAAAATTATGACTGACCCATTTGTTGGACAACTTACTTTTGTTCGTGTGTATAGAGGAAGCTTAGAAAGTGGTTCTTATGCATATAATTCAACAAAAGATAAAAAAGAAAGAATTGGTCGTCTTTTGAAAATGCACTCTAATAAAAGAGAAGAAATTAAAACTTTATATGCTGGAGAAATTGGAGCGGTTGTGGGTCTTAAAGATACATTGACCGGTGATACTTTAGCAAGCGAAAAAGATAAAGTTATTTTAGAAAGAATGGATTTTCCAGATCCTGTTATCTCTGTTGCGGTTGAACCTAAAACAAAGGCTGATCAAGAGAAAATGTCTATAGCTTTAAATAAATTAGCACAAGAGGATCCAAGCTTTAGAGTTTCAACTGATGAAGAAAGTGGACAGACTATTATTTCAGGTATGGGTGAGCTTCACTTAGAAATCATTGTTGATCGTATGCTTAGAGAATTTAAAGTAGAAGCTGAAGTAGGTCAACCTCAAGTTGCTTATCGTGAAACTATTAGAAAAACTGTTGAGCAAGAATATAAATATGCTAAGCAATCAGGTGGTCGCGGTCAATACGGACATGTATTTTTACGCCTTGAGCCTATGGAGCCAGGTAGTGGTTATGAATTTGTAAATGACATTAAAGGTGGTGTTATTCCAAAAGAATATATTCCTGCTGTTGATAAAGGTGTGCAAGAAGCATTACAAAATGGTGTTTTAGCAGGATATCCTGTTGAAGATGTTAAAGTAACTGTTTATGATGGAAGTTACCATGAAGTAGATTCATCCGAAATGGCATTTAAACTTGCAGCTTCTATGGGCTTTAAAGAAGGTGCAAGAAAAGCAGGTGCTGTAATACTTGAACCTATGATGAAAGTCGAAGTTGAAACTCCTGAAGAATATATGGGCGATGTAATAGGTGATTTAAATAAGCGCCGTGGTCAAGTAAATTCTATGGATGAAAGAGGTGGTAATAAAATCATCACAGCATTTTGTCCATTAGCTGAAATGTTTGGATATTCTACTGATCTTAGAAGTCAAACTCAAGGTCGTGCTACTTATTCTATGGAATTTGATCATTATGATGAAGTTCCTAAAAATGTTTCTGAAGAAATTATCAAAAAAAGAAATGGGTAA
- a CDS encoding flavodoxin: MNSRRDFLKKAFLLSSLVYCAQFGFARTEGKKSAIVYYSRTLNTHILAKYLQNITKSDLISLQTINSYPSDFDTMSKIAKDERNRNFKPKLVNINFEPNNYDMIFIGTPVWAGGISSPLRTFLSMYNFDSKIIIPFCTQVKDGIEGCVKDIQGLIPNSKILEGIDIKAAFEKEDQNLKSKNEKYINNNTNYLTSADKQKIDLWLKKYKN, from the coding sequence ATGAATTCAAGAAGAGATTTCTTAAAAAAAGCTTTTCTACTAAGCTCTTTAGTATATTGTGCGCAGTTTGGTTTTGCTAGAACAGAAGGTAAGAAAAGTGCAATTGTTTATTATAGTAGAACTTTAAATACACATATTTTAGCTAAATATTTACAAAATATTACAAAATCAGATTTAATAAGTCTGCAAACTATAAATTCTTATCCTAGTGATTTTGACACAATGTCTAAAATCGCAAAAGATGAAAGGAATAGAAATTTTAAACCAAAATTGGTTAATATTAATTTTGAACCTAATAATTATGATATGATATTTATAGGAACTCCTGTTTGGGCTGGTGGTATTTCCTCTCCTTTAAGAACTTTTTTAAGTATGTATAATTTTGATTCTAAAATTATTATTCCATTTTGCACACAAGTAAAAGATGGTATTGAAGGATGTGTAAAAGATATACAAGGTCTAATACCTAATTCAAAAATTTTAGAAGGAATTGATATAAAAGCTGCCTTTGAAAAAGAAGATCAAAATTTAAAAAGTAAAAATGAAAAATATATAAATAACAATACAAATTATCTTACTTCAGCTGATAAACAAAAAATAGATTTATGGCTTAAGAAATACAAGAATTAA
- a CDS encoding hemolysin family protein has translation MDPSQILDLNQTLPAVASIDMGYSTFMILIALALVLLNGFFVLSEFSIVKVRRSKLEEMIKEKKPNAKKALEVTSKLDTYLSACQLGITLSSLALGWIGEPAIAKILEIPLANLGLKPALIHTIAFVIAFAIITLLHVVLGELVPKSVAIAIADKAVLWVARPLHLFWLLFLPFIKTFDFLAAFSLKIIGIKPAKEHELSHSEEEIKFIASESQKGGVLDEFETEIIRNAVDFSDTVAKEIMTPRKDMICLNKQKSYEENMQIVCQYKHTRFPYIDGSKDVILGMVHIRDIMQNELSKNKKKLDDFLIKMILVPENISISKVLFMMNKEQVHTALVVDEYGGTAGLLTMEDIMEEIVGDINDEHDDSRPHFKKLAENIYEFQGRYEISEVEELLNIRYDEELDQVTIGGYVFNLLGRLPVVGDRIEDEFCHYEVKKMDGNSIDRMKVVKKIQMQE, from the coding sequence TTGGACCCCAGTCAAATTTTAGACTTAAACCAAACATTACCTGCTGTTGCCTCTATTGATATGGGTTATTCTACTTTTATGATTCTTATTGCATTGGCTTTAGTATTATTAAATGGGTTTTTTGTTTTATCTGAATTTAGTATCGTTAAGGTGCGAAGATCAAAACTTGAAGAAATGATAAAAGAAAAAAAACCTAATGCAAAAAAAGCTTTAGAGGTGACTTCTAAACTTGATACTTACTTGAGTGCATGCCAATTGGGTATTACTCTAAGCTCTCTAGCGCTTGGATGGATAGGCGAACCTGCTATTGCTAAAATATTAGAAATTCCTTTAGCTAATCTAGGACTAAAACCTGCATTAATTCACACCATAGCATTTGTTATAGCTTTTGCTATTATTACATTGTTACATGTTGTTTTAGGTGAATTGGTTCCAAAAAGTGTTGCTATAGCTATTGCAGATAAAGCTGTTTTATGGGTTGCAAGACCATTACATTTATTTTGGTTACTTTTCTTACCATTTATTAAAACATTTGATTTTTTAGCAGCATTTTCCTTAAAAATTATAGGTATAAAACCAGCTAAAGAACATGAATTAAGTCATTCTGAAGAAGAAATCAAATTTATTGCAAGTGAAAGCCAAAAAGGTGGAGTATTAGATGAATTTGAAACTGAAATCATTCGCAATGCTGTTGATTTTTCAGATACAGTTGCAAAAGAAATTATGACACCTAGAAAAGATATGATTTGTCTTAACAAGCAAAAAAGCTATGAAGAAAATATGCAAATTGTGTGTCAATACAAACACACACGCTTTCCATATATCGATGGTTCTAAAGATGTTATTTTAGGTATGGTTCATATTAGAGATATTATGCAAAACGAGCTTAGTAAAAATAAAAAAAAATTAGATGATTTTTTAATCAAAATGATATTAGTTCCAGAAAACATTAGTATTTCTAAAGTTCTTTTTATGATGAATAAAGAACAAGTCCATACTGCATTGGTGGTAGATGAGTATGGTGGAACAGCTGGACTTTTAACTATGGAAGATATTATGGAAGAAATTGTTGGTGATATTAACGATGAACACGATGATTCTAGACCGCATTTTAAAAAACTTGCTGAAAATATCTATGAATTCCAAGGAAGATATGAGATTAGTGAGGTAGAAGAACTTCTAAATATTCGTTATGATGAAGAATTAGATCAAGTTACTATAGGTGGATATGTATTCAATCTTTTAGGACGCTTACCAGTTGTTGGAGATAGAATTGAAGATGAATTTTGCCACTATGAAGTTAAAAAAATGGATGGAAATAGTATAGATCGCATGAAAGTTGTAAAAAAAATTCAAATGCAAGAATAA
- a CDS encoding putative transporter yields MFKSFFYSKKWILWAYLGLFFLLSSLLAQTSINVAINEWYKEFYDVLQDAKNHNINDFYHFIKQFLYLALPYVLIATITQYFGSIYAFKWREAMTFDYIKFWQKKDDNIEGSSQRIQEDIYNFSKIIESLGLAFVKALMTLIAFIPILWMLSEHVNLPILKDIKGSLVWIAFLVSLGGLVISWFVGIKLPGLEYNNQKAEAAFRKELVFAEDDRKNYANDESILSLFTGLKINYKRLFLHYGYFNIWLYLFEQIMVIVPFLIMAPSLFLGLIQLGIIIQVGNAFDQVRSSFSIFITNWTTITQLRSIYKRLDEFEKNIDYRKTK; encoded by the coding sequence ATGTTTAAATCTTTCTTTTACTCTAAAAAATGGATTTTATGGGCTTATTTGGGTTTATTTTTTTTATTAAGTTCTTTGTTAGCACAAACTTCAATTAATGTTGCAATTAATGAATGGTATAAAGAATTTTATGATGTGTTACAAGATGCTAAAAATCATAATATAAATGATTTTTATCACTTTATAAAGCAATTTTTATATTTAGCACTGCCTTATGTATTAATCGCTACCATCACGCAATATTTTGGAAGCATTTATGCATTTAAATGGCGTGAAGCTATGACATTTGATTATATTAAATTTTGGCAAAAAAAAGATGATAATATAGAGGGTAGCTCACAAAGAATTCAAGAAGATATTTATAATTTTTCAAAAATTATTGAAAGTTTAGGACTTGCTTTTGTAAAAGCTTTGATGACTTTAATTGCTTTTATACCAATATTATGGATGCTTAGTGAGCATGTAAATTTGCCTATTTTAAAAGATATCAAAGGTTCTTTGGTATGGATAGCTTTTCTGGTTTCTTTAGGGGGTCTTGTTATATCATGGTTTGTTGGTATAAAACTACCAGGGCTTGAATATAATAATCAAAAGGCCGAAGCTGCCTTTAGAAAAGAACTTGTTTTTGCTGAAGATGATAGAAAAAATTACGCAAATGATGAAAGTATTTTAAGTTTATTTACCGGACTTAAAATTAACTATAAAAGATTGTTTTTGCACTATGGATATTTTAATATATGGCTTTATTTATTTGAACAAATTATGGTTATAGTGCCTTTTTTGATTATGGCTCCAAGTTTATTTTTAGGACTTATACAACTTGGAATTATCATACAAGTTGGGAATGCTTTTGATCAGGTTAGATCTTCGTTTAGTATTTTTATTACAAATTGGACAACTATTACACAATTGCGTAGTATTTATAAGCGCTTAGATGAATTTGAAAAAAATATAGATTATAGAAAAACTAAATAA
- the putP gene encoding sodium/proline symporter PutP, whose translation MNLQSVELSYPIVITFIAYAFLMLFIGFYFYKKNQNSKDYFLGNASMGPVVSALSAGASDMSSWLLMAFPGALYAAGLGQIYIAIGLTFGMFLNWTFIAKRLKIFSQIAKECITIPDFFETRFHDDKHILRSICAIVILIFFTIYISAGLVSGAKLFESVFNLSYTLALSIGFLVIVLYTFLGGYKAVCWTDMIQGLLMMSSLIIIPFVMIFELGGFGEAFSTINNIKPQAFGLDGGGWIVVISTLAWGLGYFGQPHILIRFISIKNVKEIPTATFIGITWMVVSLFGAAMIGFLGIAYVAKFNLTLNDPERIFIVMSQVLFNPWIAGILLSAILAAIMSTASSQLLVCASSLAQDFYTQILKRKTDDKKITLLSRLAVLMVALVAFLLSLDTQSQILSIVSYAWAGFGASFGSVVLFSLFYKNMSKEGAIAGMISGALTVIFYKHFGSNFIAIYEIIPGFLAASCFIVIFSVIFKAKKHTIKHYEKMLKEI comes from the coding sequence ATGAACTTACAAAGTGTAGAACTTTCATATCCTATTGTTATCACTTTTATTGCCTATGCATTTTTAATGCTTTTTATAGGCTTTTATTTTTATAAAAAAAATCAAAATAGCAAAGATTACTTTTTAGGCAATGCTTCTATGGGACCAGTAGTATCTGCTTTGAGTGCAGGGGCTTCAGATATGAGTAGTTGGCTTTTGATGGCTTTTCCTGGTGCTTTGTATGCAGCTGGACTTGGTCAAATTTATATAGCTATAGGTTTAACCTTTGGTATGTTTTTAAACTGGACTTTTATAGCAAAAAGACTTAAAATTTTTTCTCAGATAGCCAAAGAATGTATCACAATACCTGATTTTTTTGAAACTCGTTTTCACGATGATAAACATATTTTAAGAAGCATATGTGCAATAGTTATTTTAATATTCTTTACAATTTATATTAGTGCAGGATTAGTAAGTGGTGCAAAACTTTTTGAAAGTGTATTTAATTTATCATATACTCTTGCATTAAGTATTGGATTTTTAGTCATTGTTTTATATACTTTTTTAGGTGGATATAAAGCAGTATGCTGGACTGATATGATACAAGGGCTTTTAATGATGAGTTCACTTATAATCATTCCTTTTGTAATGATTTTTGAATTAGGTGGATTTGGGGAAGCTTTTTCAACTATAAATAATATAAAACCTCAAGCTTTTGGTTTAGATGGCGGAGGTTGGATAGTGGTAATATCTACATTAGCTTGGGGACTTGGATATTTTGGTCAACCTCATATTTTAATTCGTTTTATTTCTATAAAAAATGTAAAAGAAATTCCTACTGCAACTTTTATAGGTATAACTTGGATGGTAGTTTCTTTATTTGGTGCTGCTATGATAGGATTTTTAGGTATTGCTTATGTTGCTAAATTTAATCTTACTTTAAATGATCCTGAAAGAATATTTATCGTAATGTCTCAAGTACTTTTTAATCCTTGGATAGCTGGAATTTTATTATCTGCTATACTAGCTGCTATTATGAGTACTGCAAGTTCTCAATTGTTAGTGTGTGCTTCTAGTTTAGCACAAGATTTTTATACGCAAATTTTAAAAAGAAAAACAGATGATAAAAAAATAACTTTATTATCACGCTTAGCTGTATTAATGGTGGCACTAGTGGCTTTTTTACTATCTCTTGACACTCAAAGTCAAATTTTAAGTATAGTTTCCTATGCTTGGGCAGGATTTGGAGCAAGTTTTGGAAGTGTTGTTTTATTTTCATTATTTTATAAAAATATGAGTAAAGAAGGTGCTATAGCTGGAATGATTAGCGGAGCTTTAACCGTTATATTTTATAAACATTTTGGTTCAAATTTTATTGCAATTTATGAAATCATTCCTGGATTTTTAGCTGCAAGTTGTTTTATTGTGATTTTTAGTGTAATTTTTAAAGCAAAAAAACATACAATAAAACACTATGAAAAAATGTTAAAAGAGATTTAA